The Sporocytophaga myxococcoides genome contains the following window.
GAATCTTTCGGATGAAAAGTTGAGAATCATTGCCACCGCACCATTAAGTCATAGTGAAGAAGATCGCTATTTTGTCAATGATAAGGACTGATCATATTTGAAAATATCATCCCAGATTAATAATTAGGATATGGGCAAAATTGAATAAACTTCCGCTTTGTGTGGAATCTATTGATGCCATCACTCTATGCGATGGAATCAATCGTTATGTTCCAGGACGTACAAAAGAACAGAACGCTTTTAATCAATATGCTAAAGGTTTTATTCACTAGATCTTATGACGAGTAGATTTGGTAAGGATATTTTAAAGATTGATTGACAAGATATTATTCCTCCCTATTTACCATGTGGAAGGCCATCTTAGGAAAACTGGAGAATAATTCTTTTTTTAATTGCTCGTCTATTGGAAGCTGGTACACTGCTTTATTCATGCACTGAAGCCAGGCAATAGCTTTGTTTTCTGTAATCTCGTGAGGCATATGCCTTGCTCTCATTTTAGGATGACCATAGAGTTCAGAATATGCAGCCGGCCCACCCAGGAACTGGGTAAGAAAGAGTAGTTGCTTGTTTTTGATTACCTCTTTTGGTGTTTTGCTGAAAAGTGGTGCAAGTCGTTCATCGGTAAATACCAGATCATAGAAATAGTCTACCAAAAGCTTCAGATTTTCAGCACCCAGTCTATCATATAAATTAGGAAGCTCTTCCATGTACTATAGTTATTGAGTTCTCAAAGGTACAACATTTTGAGAAGTTTCACCAGGCATTCTAGGACAGAGGGAGATGAGTTTTATAGAAAGATTGAATGAATAGGTTTTGAGTTTATTGGCTTGATAGAGTGATGGTTAATAAACTTACTATCATTTATATCCTGATGGGATAGAGTACAAACGCTTGGCGCATATAATCTTAGCCAGAGAACTATTGCTTTTTTTTTATTTAAAAAAATGGTACAATTGTTAAATCCTTAGAGGAGGTAAATTCTATTAAGGAGTAAGGTAAAGCTCTGGTGAACCATTGGACTAGGATTATTGGAGTAGGCTTTATTTTCTGATCATATTGAGCTTGCGAAACATCAGAGTGTTCAAAATGTATGAGTTTAAGCTACCTGACTTTTTTGCATTCTTAGATGTGTTAAAGAAGTTGGTTCCTCTTGATTCTATTTTAGAATACTGAAGCAATCGCTATTCCCGGAAATCCTCATTAAGAAAACGAGGACTATTGTAGCAAAACTGAATAAAAGCAAAAATAATATGATTAATACAGAGAAAACATTAACGGAAGTAATAGATGTACTAAGAAGCAGAGGTTATATTGAAGATTTCAATTTGTTTGAAGTTGGTCTTTCCTATAAAAAAGGTGATGAAAAAGTAAATCTGAATGACATTGTGATCGATAAGACTTATCGATTTACCGGACAGAACGACCTGGAAGATGAAGCTGTCTTATATGCCATGAGAAACACTAAAGATGGAGTGAAAGGTATATTTGTAAATGGCTATGGGACATATAGCGATAAGGAAGCCGATGAGATCATTAGTCAGATCGTCAACCGTGAGGAGGATGATAATGATGATTGGATGAATTGATAAATCGCAGTTCTCTTTGAAGAAGTACGTCTTTTGCTGAATGCTAATTCAGGTTGATTTAAAGAAGTTGCTTGCTCTTAATTCTATAATAGAATAGCGATTCAATTGCTATTCTTGGAAATCCTGGTTAAGGAAACGAGGACTATTGGTTAAAAAGCAGTTATTATTCTTTCACTTCGCCTTCAAGAAAAAACCATATACCCTTTTCCTTAACAAAATAAGAATGTTCATGATGAACAACCGATAGGTTCTCTTCATTAGAATAATATGCTTTAAAAGTAACTGTACCTTTGTCATCGGCTGAAGAGCCCTTCTCTGTTGTGATAACTTCCAGCTT
Protein-coding sequences here:
- a CDS encoding globin domain-containing protein; amino-acid sequence: MEELPNLYDRLGAENLKLLVDYFYDLVFTDERLAPLFSKTPKEVIKNKQLLFLTQFLGGPAAYSELYGHPKMRARHMPHEITENKAIAWLQCMNKAVYQLPIDEQLKKELFSSFPKMAFHMVNREE